A genome region from Cervus canadensis isolate Bull #8, Minnesota chromosome 10, ASM1932006v1, whole genome shotgun sequence includes the following:
- the BPIFB3 gene encoding BPI fold-containing family B member 3: MLGVWSLLLLWALVTPCQGLLETVGTLARIDKDELGKAIQNSLVGGPILQNVLGTVTSVNQGLLGSGGLLGGGGLLGYGGVFGVVEELSGLKVEEVTLPKVSVKLLPGFGVQLNLHTKVGLHGSSPLGGLLQLAAEVNVSSRVALGVSARGTPILILKRCSTLLGHISLLTGLLPAPLFGVVDQTLFKVLPELLCPVVDSVLGVVNELLGAVLGLVPLGALGSVEFTLATLPLISNQYIELDVNPIVKSVAGDIVDFPKPRNPIKVPPKEDHTSQVTVPLFLFNTMFGLLQTSGALDLDITPELLPSNVPLTTTDLAALVPEALRKLPPGQQLLLSLRVKKAPTVTLQNHKATVSIPTTIHVLSYLPKGAHEALFQLNGVMTLNAQLAPSATKLHISLSLERLSVKLASSSAHTFDASRLEEWLSNVVRLAYVPKVNVNLDVGIPLPKILNVNFANAALAIIENAVVLTVSS; encoded by the exons ATGTTGGGCGTGTGGTCCCTGCTTCTCCTCTGGGCTCTGGTGACTCCGTGCCAGGGGCTGCTTgagacagtgggcacccttgctcGGATCGACAAGGATGAACTCGGCAAAG CCATCCAGAACTCGCTGGTCGGCGGGCCCATTCTGCAGAACGTGCTGGGGACAGTCACATCtgtgaaccagggcctcctgggctctgggggCCTGCTCGGAGGAGGTGGCCTGCTGGGCTACGGAGGAGTTTTTGGCGTTGTTGAGGAGCTTTCTGG GCTGAAGGTGGAGGAAGTCACACTGCCAAAGGTGTCTGTGAAGCTGCTGCCAGGGTTTGGGGTGCAGCTGAACCTGCACACCAAGGTGGGCCTGCATGGTTCCAG CCCCCTGGGGGGCCTCCTGCAGCTGGCCGCCGAAGTGAACGTGTCATCGCGGGTGGCGCTGGGCGTGAGCGCGCGGGGTACGCCCATCCTTATCCTCAAGCGCTGCAGCACGCTCCTGGGACACATCAGCTTGCTCACGGG GTTGCTGCCTGCACCGCTCTTTGGGGTTGTGGATCAGACACTTTTCAAGGTGCTGCCAGAATTG CTCTGCCCCGTGGTGGACAGTGTGCTGGGCGTGGTGAATGAGCTCCTGGGGGCAGTGCTGG GCCTGGTGCCCCTCGGGGCTCTTGGGTCTGTGGAATTCACTCTGGCCACACTGCCTCTCATCTCCAACCAGTACATAGAGCTGGACGTCAAC CCCATTGTGAAGAGCGTAGCTGGTGACATCGTCGACTTCCCCAAGCCCCGCAACCCCATCAAGGTGCCGCCCAAAGAGGACCACACATCCCAGGTGACCGTGCCTCTGTTCCTCTTTAACACCATGTTTGGGCTGCTGCAGACAAGTGGTGCCCTTGACCTGGACATCACCCCTGAGCTG CTTCCCAGCAATGTCCCACTGACAACTACAGACCTGGCAGCTTTGGTCCCTGAG GCCCTGCGGAAGCTGCCCCCAGGCCAGCAGCTCCTGCTCTCCTTGCGGGTGAAGAAAGCGCCCACGGTCACGCTTCAGAATCACAAGGCCACGGTCTCCATCCCAACTACCATCCATGTGCTGTCCTACCTTCCTAAAGGGGCCCATGAAGCCTTATTCCAGCTGAATGGG GTGATGACTTTAAATGCCCAGCTGGCTCCCTCGGCTACCAAGCTGCACATTTCACTATCCCTGGAACG GCTCAGCGTCAAGCTGGCATCCTCCTCTGCCCACACCTTTGAT GCGTCCCGTTTAGAAGAATGGCTCAGCAACGTGGTCCGGCTAGCTTATGTGCCAAAGGTCAATG TGAACCTAGATGTCGGGATCCCCCTGCCTAAGATCCTCAATGTCAATTTTGCCAATGCGGCCCTGGCAATCATAGAG AATGCCGTGGTGCTGACCGTGTCATCCTGA
- the LOC122448970 gene encoding glycosyl-phosphatidylinositol-anchored molecule-like protein has protein sequence MMLLFAFLLFMGWPLGFVEPWTYDVQCYECVVKNTFNCPELRTCPYHIRRCYTVSMRLNSRDILVVKNCTFNCTFMYRSEEPPEAPRRKTTHRFNSFYWVNCCGANMCNFQGPSNLERDIIGEYTLEEDIEDNAQLVQSALFLSIVSILVRNTLT, from the coding sequence ATGATGCTCCTCTTTGCCTTCCTCCTCTTCATGGGATGGCCACTGGGCTTCGTTGAGCCCTGGACCTATGACGTACAGTGCTATGAGTGTGTAGTGAAAAACACCTTTAACTGTCCAGAACTTAGAACGTGTCCTTATCATATTAGGCGCTGTTATACTGTCTCCATGCGTTTGAATTCTCGGGACATACTCGTCGTCAAGAACTGCACATTTAACTGCACATTTATGTATAGATCCGAAGAGCCTCCAGAAGCCCCCAGAAGAAAGACAACTCATAGATTTAACAGTTTTTATTGGGTTAATTGTTGTGGTGCGAACATGTGCAATTTCCAAGGACCTAGTAATCTGGAGAGGGACATCATAGGAGAATACACACTTGAAGAGGATATAGAAGATAATGCGCAATTGGTGCAGTCAGCTTTGTTCCTGAGCATCGTCTCCATTCTAGTCAGGAACACGCTGACCTGA